Proteins found in one Paenibacillus dendritiformis genomic segment:
- the tpiA gene encoding triose-phosphate isomerase gives MRQPIIAGNWKMFKTVPEAVAFIQDVKGKAEVEGVESVICAPFTNLPALVEASKGTSIKIGAQNLHFEDSGAFTGEISGAMLKDLGVEYVIIGHSERRAYFAETDEIVNKKMHAAFRHGLTPIVCVGESLEEREAGKTNDVCKVQTEAAFQGLSAEQAKTVVIAYEPIWAIGTGKSSTAQDANDSISYIRSVVAGLYNEEVAQAVRIQYGGSVKPENVREYMGASDIDGALVGGASLQPGSYIQLVEGAK, from the coding sequence GTGAGACAACCGATTATTGCAGGGAACTGGAAAATGTTCAAAACGGTTCCGGAAGCCGTCGCTTTCATTCAAGACGTGAAAGGGAAGGCGGAAGTAGAAGGCGTAGAAAGCGTCATCTGCGCACCGTTCACGAACTTGCCGGCTTTGGTGGAAGCGTCGAAGGGCACATCCATCAAGATTGGCGCGCAGAACCTTCATTTTGAAGATTCCGGCGCATTCACCGGGGAGATCAGCGGCGCGATGCTGAAAGACCTCGGCGTAGAATATGTCATTATCGGTCACTCCGAGCGCCGCGCGTACTTCGCGGAGACGGACGAGATCGTGAACAAAAAAATGCATGCCGCATTCCGGCATGGCCTGACGCCTATCGTCTGCGTCGGCGAGTCGCTGGAAGAGCGCGAAGCCGGCAAGACGAACGACGTGTGCAAAGTGCAGACGGAAGCGGCGTTCCAAGGTCTGTCCGCCGAGCAGGCGAAGACCGTCGTCATCGCTTACGAGCCAATATGGGCGATCGGCACGGGCAAATCTTCGACGGCTCAAGATGCGAATGACTCGATCAGTTACATCCGCAGCGTCGTCGCCGGCTTGTACAATGAGGAAGTGGCGCAAGCGGTCCGCATTCAATACGGCGGAAGCGTGAAGCCAGAGAATGTTCGCGAATATATGGGAGCAAGCGATATTGACGGCGCATTGGTAGGCGGCGCCAGCTTGCAGCCGGGTTCGTACATTCAACTGGTGGAAGGGGCGAAGTAA
- the gpmI gene encoding 2,3-bisphosphoglycerate-independent phosphoglycerate mutase — protein MSAPRPVALIIMDGFGLRNVTEGNAVAQAKKPNYDRYMNTYPHTTLTACGEAVGLPEGQMGNSEVGHLNIGAGRIVYQDLTRITKSIREGDFFENETLLGAVKHAKENGTALHLYGLLSDGGVHSHIDHTLAMLEMAAKSGLTKVYVHAFLDGRDVAPDSAIGYIERLQAKIDELGVGRIATVQGRYYAMDRDKRWERTEKSYRAMVYGDGPRYRDPLQAVKESYEQSVFDEFVMPTVIVDENNEPVGLVRDNDAVVFSNFRPDRAIQLSQVFTNEDFRGFDRGDHYPKSLYFVCLTLFAETVGGFVAYKPKELDNTLGEVLVQHGKKQLRIAETEKYPHVTFFFSGGRDVELPGEKRVLIASPKVATYDLKPEMSAYEVAEAAVREIESDVHDTIILNFANPDMVGHSGKLEPTIKAVEATDECMGRVVEAVLAKGGVCLITADHGNADMVFDEEGRPFTAHTTNPVPFIVTAKDVELREGGILADIAPTILDLMQLPKPEEMTGTSLIDKK, from the coding sequence ATGTCTGCACCTAGACCTGTAGCTCTGATTATTATGGACGGCTTCGGACTGCGCAACGTAACGGAAGGCAATGCTGTCGCGCAGGCGAAGAAGCCGAATTACGATCGTTATATGAATACGTACCCGCATACGACTCTTACCGCCTGCGGTGAAGCGGTCGGTCTGCCGGAAGGCCAGATGGGCAACTCTGAGGTCGGCCATCTGAACATCGGCGCGGGCCGCATCGTGTATCAAGATCTGACCCGGATTACGAAATCGATTCGCGAAGGGGATTTCTTCGAGAACGAAACGCTGCTCGGGGCCGTCAAGCATGCGAAAGAGAACGGCACGGCGCTTCACCTGTACGGCCTGCTGTCGGACGGCGGCGTGCACAGCCATATCGATCATACACTCGCAATGCTGGAAATGGCTGCGAAGTCCGGCTTGACGAAGGTCTATGTTCATGCCTTCCTCGATGGACGCGACGTCGCTCCGGACAGTGCGATCGGTTATATCGAGCGCCTGCAGGCGAAAATCGACGAGCTTGGCGTCGGCCGCATCGCCACGGTGCAAGGCCGTTACTATGCGATGGACCGCGACAAGCGCTGGGAGCGGACGGAGAAGTCGTACCGCGCGATGGTATACGGCGACGGGCCGAGATACCGCGATCCGCTGCAAGCGGTGAAGGAATCGTACGAGCAGTCGGTATTCGACGAATTCGTCATGCCGACCGTTATCGTCGACGAGAACAATGAGCCGGTCGGCCTCGTGCGCGACAACGACGCGGTCGTGTTCTCGAACTTCCGTCCGGACCGGGCGATTCAATTGTCCCAGGTGTTCACGAACGAAGATTTCCGCGGCTTTGACCGGGGAGATCATTATCCGAAAAGCCTGTACTTCGTCTGCTTGACGCTGTTCGCGGAGACCGTCGGGGGATTCGTGGCGTACAAGCCGAAGGAGCTTGATAATACACTTGGCGAGGTTCTTGTTCAGCATGGCAAGAAGCAGCTTCGCATCGCCGAGACGGAGAAGTATCCGCACGTGACGTTCTTCTTCAGCGGCGGCCGCGACGTGGAGCTTCCAGGCGAGAAGCGCGTTCTGATCGCTTCGCCTAAGGTCGCGACCTACGACCTGAAGCCGGAAATGAGCGCGTATGAGGTGGCGGAAGCGGCTGTGCGCGAGATTGAATCGGATGTGCACGACACAATCATTCTGAACTTCGCCAACCCGGACATGGTCGGGCACAGCGGCAAGCTGGAGCCGACGATCAAGGCGGTCGAGGCGACGGATGAATGCATGGGCCGCGTCGTCGAAGCGGTACTGGCCAAGGGCGGTGTCTGCCTCATTACGGCGGATCACGGGAATGCCGATATGGTATTCGACGAGGAAGGCCGTCCGTTCACGGCGCATACGACGAATCCGGTGCCGTTCATCGTCACCGCGAAGGACGTCGAGCTGCGCGAAGGCGGCATCCTGGCCGATATCGCGCCGACGATTCTCGATCTGATGCAGCTGCCGAAGCCGGAAGAAATGACCGGGACTTCGTTAATTGACAAGAAATAA
- the eno gene encoding phosphopyruvate hydratase: protein MTMIMDVYAREVLDSRGNPTVEVEVKLESGGFGHAIVPSGASTGAHEAVELRDGDKGRYLGKGVENAVKNVNEIIAPEIIGMDALDQVLIDRTMIELDGTPNKGKLGANAILAVSMAVARAAAHALDMPLYTYLGGFNAKQLPVPMMNIINGGEHADNNVDVQEFMILPVGAPSFKEALRMGAEIFHNLKSVLKGKGLNTAVGDEGGFAPNLGSNEEAIQIIIEAIEKAGYKPGEEVFLGMDVASTEFYKDGKYTLAGEGKSFTSAEFVDLLASWVDKYPILTIEDGCSEDDWDGWKLLTDKLGGKVQLVGDDLFVTNTERLATGIEKGIGNSILIKVNQIGTLTETFDAIEMAKRAGYTAVISHRSGESEDSTIADIAVATNAGQIKTGAPSRTDRVAKYNQLLRIEDNLGTTARYDGLKSFYNLKK, encoded by the coding sequence ATGACGATGATTATGGACGTATACGCACGCGAAGTGCTTGATTCCCGCGGCAACCCTACAGTAGAAGTCGAAGTAAAGCTTGAGTCCGGCGGCTTCGGCCATGCGATCGTGCCATCCGGCGCATCGACAGGCGCCCATGAAGCGGTTGAGCTTCGCGACGGCGACAAAGGCCGTTACCTCGGCAAGGGCGTAGAAAACGCCGTGAAAAACGTGAACGAAATTATCGCTCCTGAAATTATCGGCATGGACGCGCTGGATCAAGTCCTGATCGACCGCACCATGATCGAACTGGACGGCACTCCGAACAAAGGCAAGCTGGGCGCTAACGCGATTCTGGCGGTATCGATGGCGGTAGCCCGCGCAGCGGCGCACGCGCTTGACATGCCTCTCTACACTTACCTGGGCGGATTCAATGCGAAGCAATTGCCAGTGCCAATGATGAATATCATCAACGGCGGCGAGCATGCGGACAACAACGTAGATGTGCAAGAATTCATGATTCTGCCTGTTGGCGCTCCTAGCTTCAAAGAAGCGCTCCGCATGGGCGCGGAAATTTTCCACAACCTGAAATCCGTACTGAAAGGCAAAGGCTTGAATACGGCTGTAGGTGACGAAGGCGGCTTCGCGCCGAACCTCGGTTCGAACGAAGAAGCTATCCAAATTATCATTGAAGCCATCGAAAAAGCAGGCTACAAGCCAGGCGAAGAAGTATTCCTCGGCATGGACGTTGCTTCCACCGAGTTCTACAAAGACGGCAAATACACGCTGGCTGGCGAAGGCAAATCCTTCACTTCCGCTGAATTCGTTGACTTGCTCGCTTCGTGGGTGGACAAATACCCAATCCTTACGATCGAAGACGGCTGCTCCGAAGACGATTGGGATGGCTGGAAATTGCTCACTGACAAGCTGGGCGGCAAAGTGCAGCTCGTCGGCGACGACCTGTTCGTAACGAACACCGAGCGTCTGGCTACCGGTATCGAGAAAGGCATCGGCAACTCCATCTTGATCAAAGTGAACCAAATCGGTACGCTGACCGAAACGTTCGACGCGATCGAAATGGCGAAGCGCGCAGGCTACACGGCGGTTATCTCTCACCGTTCCGGCGAATCCGAGGACAGCACGATTGCCGACATCGCCGTGGCAACGAACGCAGGACAAATCAAAACGGGCGCACCTTCCCGTACGGACCGCGTAGCGAAGTACAACCAATTGCTCCGCATCGAGGACAACCTGGGCACAACTGCCCGCTACGACGGCCTGAAGTCGTTCTACAACCTGAAAAAATAA
- a CDS encoding PadR family transcriptional regulator, giving the protein MVLINQRDRYGFELAQQISKHVEVAEGALYPVLRRMVADGHCTTYLQESTEGPPRKYYKLTPAGKAYMMELVSEWEKFVDGVQRLLEATGDGDQAQDNEDNGGEAVREEAEGNV; this is encoded by the coding sequence ATGGTGCTGATCAATCAGCGCGATCGGTATGGCTTCGAGTTGGCGCAGCAAATATCGAAGCATGTGGAGGTGGCGGAAGGAGCGCTATACCCCGTACTTCGCCGCATGGTCGCGGATGGGCACTGCACGACTTACTTGCAGGAGTCCACGGAAGGCCCGCCGCGTAAATATTATAAGCTGACCCCGGCCGGCAAGGCGTACATGATGGAGCTGGTCAGCGAATGGGAGAAGTTCGTAGACGGCGTCCAGAGGCTGCTGGAGGCGACTGGTGATGGAGACCAGGCTCAGGATAACGAAGACAACGGCGGCGAGGCCGTTCGCGAAGAGGCGGAAGGGAACGTCTGA
- a CDS encoding DUF1700 domain-containing protein yields MHKEYFLLKLKYGLMSLPPEDRDEILAEYSAHFAFGEQQGRTEEEIARELGDPEELAVELLGARDGGASRGNEGGMDQPSGYYRPDMHRGPDMQDAGGYGPHGTPHGTPHGTAYGTPPMPPPMYDMPYRDGYGPPSRSALSIIGAIFSCFFAVPLLIAGWGLSVGLACVAFVLLIAPLVYLLKLAFGGGFYGAEMSIMFIMFGIGIFMIQGIGMLFRAYGRLNRIYFQWVAGRERS; encoded by the coding sequence GTGCATAAAGAGTATTTTTTATTAAAGCTGAAGTATGGATTGATGTCGCTCCCGCCTGAAGATAGAGATGAGATTTTGGCGGAGTACAGCGCCCATTTCGCATTCGGTGAGCAGCAAGGACGGACGGAAGAGGAGATTGCGAGGGAGCTTGGCGATCCGGAAGAACTGGCGGTCGAGCTGCTCGGGGCCCGGGATGGGGGAGCTTCCAGAGGGAACGAAGGCGGGATGGACCAGCCTTCGGGTTACTACCGGCCTGATATGCATCGGGGGCCGGACATGCAAGACGCAGGAGGCTACGGCCCGCATGGGACGCCGCATGGGACGCCGCACGGAACAGCATACGGAACACCGCCTATGCCGCCGCCGATGTATGATATGCCTTACAGGGACGGGTACGGACCTCCATCCAGAAGCGCGCTCAGCATTATCGGGGCTATCTTCTCTTGTTTTTTCGCCGTTCCGCTGCTTATCGCCGGATGGGGTTTATCCGTTGGCCTGGCTTGCGTTGCGTTCGTTCTGTTGATTGCTCCGCTAGTGTATTTGTTGAAGCTGGCCTTCGGGGGAGGCTTCTACGGAGCGGAAATGTCCATCATGTTCATCATGTTCGGTATCGGGATTTTCATGATTCAGGGCATTGGTATGTTGTTCCGCGCCTATGGCCGCCTGAATCGTATTTATTTCCAATGGGTTGCAGGAAGGGAGAGAAGCTAG
- a CDS encoding DUF4097 family beta strand repeat-containing protein: MNKLIMNMVGIGCIAAGVLGLFAFGTETLTTSQLPHYEYTIEAGTDLKRIELEGDRGDIQVNWVFDGGNTIEINGQAPDKVISNLSEAKVSNGTLVLDYRTKGSEQWIQFGVNTQKQNHEITIHATETQVLERLKANVSMGKFTISGGRVDELEANSNLGEVIAKQLQGNRVKLSSDAGSVLAEDVDAVIDASSSLGQVKLLHTTQSVTAKADAGSIVIDQKEPHPITASSNLGSIKISVSPQFEGVYDLRTNLGDIDAPDSKMKSDMVIRARADLGAITIVEK; this comes from the coding sequence ATGAATAAGCTCATTATGAACATGGTCGGAATAGGCTGCATTGCCGCCGGAGTATTAGGTCTATTTGCATTCGGGACCGAGACGCTAACTACTTCCCAACTCCCGCATTATGAATATACGATCGAAGCCGGAACGGATTTGAAGCGGATCGAGCTGGAAGGAGACCGCGGCGATATTCAGGTCAATTGGGTGTTCGACGGGGGGAACACAATCGAGATCAACGGGCAGGCTCCGGATAAGGTGATATCCAACCTGAGCGAGGCGAAGGTGAGCAATGGAACGCTGGTGCTCGACTATCGGACCAAGGGATCGGAGCAATGGATTCAGTTCGGCGTCAACACGCAGAAGCAGAACCATGAAATCACGATTCATGCGACGGAGACCCAGGTACTGGAGCGTCTGAAGGCTAATGTGTCCATGGGAAAATTTACAATATCCGGCGGCAGGGTAGATGAACTGGAGGCGAACAGTAATCTCGGGGAAGTCATTGCGAAGCAGCTGCAAGGCAACCGAGTGAAGCTGTCCTCGGACGCCGGCTCGGTGCTGGCGGAGGACGTGGATGCGGTGATCGATGCCAGCTCCTCTCTCGGCCAGGTCAAGCTGCTGCATACGACCCAATCCGTCACGGCCAAGGCCGATGCCGGCAGTATCGTCATCGACCAGAAGGAGCCGCATCCGATAACGGCCAGCAGCAATCTCGGCAGCATCAAAATATCGGTATCGCCTCAGTTCGAGGGCGTGTATGATCTGCGTACGAATCTGGGAGATATCGACGCCCCGGATTCGAAAATGAAAAGCGATATGGTGATTCGGGCTCGAGCGGATCTTGGGGCGATTACCATTGTCGAAAAATAG
- the pdxK gene encoding pyridoxine/pyridoxal/pyridoxamine kinase: MKPIQKVLTLAGSDSSGGAGIQADLKTFQERGVYGMTAITTIVTMDPDDSWAHRVFPIELSTIEEQLKTILSVGIQGMKTGMLGSIDIIELAARTMEKHNIPNVVVDPVMVCKGADEALHPETNDALRDILVPKATVVTPNLFEASQLAGIAPIRTLDEMKQAAALIHEKGAKYVLVKGGSKIGLPTSVDVLYDGANFELLEAEVINTTFTHGAGCTYSAAIAAELAKGHSVRDSVHTAKRFITEAIRHSFRLNQYVGPVRHNALRQVEHGEQE, encoded by the coding sequence ATGAAACCTATTCAGAAAGTACTCACATTGGCAGGCTCTGATTCCAGCGGGGGCGCAGGCATTCAAGCCGATTTGAAGACGTTCCAGGAACGCGGCGTATACGGCATGACCGCGATTACGACCATTGTCACAATGGATCCCGACGATTCCTGGGCGCATCGCGTCTTCCCGATCGAGCTGTCGACAATAGAAGAACAGTTGAAGACGATTCTGAGCGTAGGCATTCAAGGCATGAAGACGGGAATGCTGGGATCGATTGATATCATTGAATTGGCTGCGCGGACGATGGAGAAGCATAACATTCCGAACGTGGTCGTAGACCCGGTCATGGTCTGCAAAGGAGCGGATGAAGCTCTTCATCCGGAGACGAATGACGCGCTGCGCGATATTCTCGTTCCGAAGGCGACCGTCGTTACGCCGAATCTGTTCGAAGCCTCGCAATTGGCAGGCATCGCTCCGATTCGTACGCTGGACGAGATGAAGCAGGCGGCGGCTCTGATCCACGAGAAGGGCGCCAAGTACGTGCTCGTGAAGGGCGGCTCCAAGATTGGCCTGCCGACCTCGGTCGATGTGCTGTATGACGGCGCGAACTTCGAGCTGCTGGAGGCGGAAGTCATTAACACTACCTTCACGCATGGCGCAGGCTGCACGTATTCGGCCGCGATCGCTGCCGAGCTGGCGAAGGGCCATTCCGTTCGCGACAGCGTCCATACGGCCAAGCGGTTCATTACGGAAGCGATTCGCCATTCGTTCCGCCTGAACCAGTATGTCGGACCGGTTCGCCATAATGCGCTGCGCCAGGTTGAGCACGGGGAGCAGGAGTAA
- the secG gene encoding preprotein translocase subunit SecG, with the protein MEIFLKILLVIFSIGLIGIVLLQKGKSAGLSGAISGGAEHLFGKQKARGLELFMQRATIVTAAGFMIVSMIVAYLGTK; encoded by the coding sequence GTGGAAATTTTCTTGAAAATATTGCTCGTCATCTTTTCAATCGGATTGATTGGCATAGTCCTGCTGCAAAAAGGGAAAAGTGCCGGCCTGTCAGGCGCCATCTCCGGCGGTGCGGAACATCTCTTCGGAAAGCAAAAGGCGCGTGGTTTGGAGCTGTTCATGCAGCGTGCAACCATCGTAACGGCTGCAGGCTTTATGATTGTATCGATGATTGTGGCTTATTTGGGAACGAAATAA